The sequence TCCCGAATGGGGATGACCGTTTGATGGTAGGGGATCGGATTATCGTGACCACCTTGATTCAAAATGTCACTAAAATCTACGATCTACTTGAGAGGTAAGCCTGATGAATAGAAGCATGATTCGTTACCTCTTATCCAAACTCCTCTTAATCGAGGCAGGTCTCCTAATCGTTCCCCTAGTGGTCGCTGCAATCTATCGGGAACCTGCCAAGGTCTTTGTCTCCATTGGAGCAACCATGGCCATCCTACTTGCGTTTGGCCTCCTTGGTAGTTTTCACAAACCTAAGGATTTTCACATCTATGCTAAGGAAGGAGTCCTGATTGTAGCACTTTGTTGGATCCTATGGTCCTTCTTTGGTGCCCTTCCCTTTGTCTTTTCGGGCCAAATTCCAAACATTATCGATGCCTTCTTTGAAGTCAGCTCCGGCTTTACAACAACAGGGGCAACGATTTTAGACGATGTGGGTGTCCTCAGCCACTCTCTCCTCTTTTGGCGTAGTTTTACCCACTTGATAGGGGGGATGGGAGTATTGGTCTTTGCCCTTGCGATTATGGACAATAACAAGAACAGCCACCTGGAAGTCATGAAGGCAGAGGTTCCTGGTCCAGTATTTGGCAAGGTCGTTTCCAAATTAAAAAACACGGCTCAAATTCTCTACTTCTTGTACTTGGGTTTGTTCTTTCTCTTTGTGGTTCTTTATTTCCTTGCTGGCATGCCCCTGTATGATAGTTTCGTCATCGCCATGGGGACGGCTGGTACTGGGGGCTTTACCGTCTTTAACGATGGGATCGCCCACTACAATAGTAGTTTGATCACCTATTTGGTCAGTATCGGGGTCTTAGTCTTCGGGGTTAACTTTAACCTCTACTACTTCCTCATGATTCGAAAATTCAAGGCCTTCTTTAAAGATGAGGAATTGCGGACCTACATTACTATTGTAATCCTATCTAGCGTATTGATTGCCTACAATTGCCTCCACCTTTATGCTAATGTTGCGAAGAGCTTTGAGATTTCCTTCTTCCAAGTTTCCAATATCATCACCACCACCGGTTTTGGTTATGGGACAACGGAAAAATGGCCTCTTTTCTCACAATTTATCCTCTTGATGCTGATGGTGGTCGGTGGGTCTGCTGGCTCGACCGCTGGTGGGCTAAAAGTCATTCGGTGCTTGACCTTATGGCGAATCGCAAAAAATCAGGTTCTTTCGACCTTGTCTCCAAATCGCGTTTTGACCTTGCATGTCAACGATACGGTACTCGATAAGGATACCCAACATCAGATCCTCAAGTACTTTACAATATACAGTTTTATTACGATCGGCTTACTCTTTGTAGTGAGTCTAGACAACAATAACTTCATGACGGTTGTCAGTGCTGTCTTTAGTTGTTTCAACAATATTGGACCTATGATTGGTACGGGTCAAACCTTCTCCATCTTTAGTCCGATTTCAAAACTGTTACTTTCCTTAGCCATGATTGCCGGACGGCTTGAAATCTATCCAATGATTCTGCTCTTCCTGCCTAAAACATGGTCTAAACGCTGATAAAACGAGAGTGTTATAAAAAAATGAGGCTGGGACAAAAGTCCTAGCCTCTTAATTGTTTTTGGATTGTCGAGCAAGACGCAGTGGTTGAGTGGGCTCTACAACGCTGATTTCATCAGCATTTACAGCCCTACTCAACTGTGCGGAGGTGGGACAACGAAATCGAATTCTAACGAATTACCGATTTCTGTCCCACTCTCATTTCTGTTTATTTGTGATCGTCCTATTTTGATTCTTCATTTCGTCTCAGACTAAAGTGGTCTGGCAGAGGGTCTGGTCCCGCTTGGGTACCAGGATGGCATCGCAAGATTCTCGCAACCCCCATCAAGACACCTTTCACACCAAAGCGTTCAATCGCTTGGATCATATAATTGGAACAGGTCGGTTGAAAGCGACAAGAAGGCGGAAATATGGGAGAGATCCATTTTTGATAGCCTCTGACCATAGCAATCAGGATTTTTTTCATGATTTTTTAGATTTAGTCACTGCTAGATTGTGCAACTGGCTAATTTCTTTTTTGTTCAAGCGACGGTATTCACCCGGACGAAGTCCTGAGACATCTAGGTTTCCAAACTGGGTTCGGGAGAGTTTGTCCACTAAAAGTCCTACAGCTTCAAACATCTTTTTGACCTGGTGGTTGCGCCCTTCATGAATGGTCAACTGAACCACTGAACGGTTCTTTTCAACATCCACTTTTAAGATCTCGTAAGTCGCTGGCTTGGTTTTCTTGCCATCAATGGTCACCCCTCGTGTCAAGGGACGCAAATTTTCCTTATTGGCAATCCCTTTGACACGCGCCACATAGACCTTATCAATCTCATTACGTGGGTGAATCATCTCATCTGTAAAATCACCATCATTGGTCAAAATCAAGACACCAGATGTATCCCAGTCCAAACGTCCCACTGGGTAGATACGCTCTGGCACTTGAGATAAAAGGTCAACGACTGTTGTCCGCCCTTTATCATCAGATACACTAGAGATGACGCCACGTGGCTTATTTAAAAGATAGTAGACCTTTTCTTCGTTGTAGATTGGAGTGCCTTCTACTTCAACCTGATCACCGGTCTTAATAATAGTCGCTAATTCACGCACAACTTGGCCATTTACTGTAACCAAGCCTTGCTTGATCAGTTCTTCGGCCTTGCGACGACTAGCCACGCCTGCATGGGCAATATATTTGTTAATTCTCATCTAGTTCCTCTGTTCTCTCTGAAAATAATTGACCTTCCTCTGGATCAATGTCCACTTCCTCAACCTTTGGTAATTCCTCCAAATGATTGATTCCCATATAATCCAAAAAATACTCCGTCGTGACATACAAATTGGGACGCCCGAGGACTTCTTTTTTCCCATCCTCTCGGATCAGATCAAATGACAGTAGTTTGGTAATGGCACCGCTGGAATTGACACCCCGAATATCATCGACCTCCACACGGGTGATTGGTTGCTTATAAGCAATGATTGATAAGGTTTCGAGGGCAGCCCGAGACAAACTTTGATTCATGGGCGTTCTAGAATAGTCTCGTAAAACTGAAGCGTAGTCTGCCTTTGTCACCAATTTATAACGGGAAGCTGTCTCCATCAAACACAGACTGGTATCTGTGTCCTCCTGGTATTTTTTGCTTAATTTTTCTAAACTTTGCACCACACCTGTCGGAGGTAAAGAGAGAAGGTCTGCGATTTGTCTGGCAGTAATTCCTTCTTCACCTGCTACAAATAAGAGTGCTTCAATTTCAGCTAATTTGCTCATGTTCAATCCTATTTAAGTAAATTTCTCCAAAAGCCCTATCCTGGATCACCGTTACTTCTTGAATCTTGATCAATTCAAGGGTTGCAAGAAATAGAGTAATGACCTCTTGGAGATCCGTTGCTTCTAGAAACAAGTCCTGCAAGAGAACTTGTGAGCGATCGTGGAATCGGTGACGCAGCTGGTCCATCAGATCCTCAATCTTGTATTCATCCTTTACAATGGTCGTATGGTTCTGACGGAATTCTTCTTTTTTCTTGGTCAATAGTTTTGAGAAAGCCAAGAAAAGATCCACCGTTGTACGATCGTGAAGCAATTCCGTATCGTCGTAGACCAATTCCATCTTGGGTTTTGAATAATAGAGGGCGCGCTCCTCGTGCTGTGAGGCCATCAACTCTCCTAATTGCTTGTAAGTACGGTACTCTTCCAATTGAGAAAGGAGGTCCTGCTCGAGATCCTCTGCTTCATCCATCTCCTCTGCAACCTTAGGAAGAAGTCTTCGACTCTTGATCAAGGTTAGTTGACTAGCCATCAGCATGTATTCCCCTGCTACCTCTAGTTTCATCGCCTGGAGAGTCGCCAGATAAGCCAGATACTGTTCGATCACCTCAATCAAGGGGACCTCATAAATATCCATCTGGTATTTAGAGACCAAGTGGAGCAAGAGGTCCAAAGGCCCTTCAAAATCTTTAATTTTAATATCCATTATTTATATTTTTCTAATGTCACCATGGTTTTTAGGCCCAATTCACGCGCAATACTAAAGAGATCCACACCGAGTTCACGTTGTTTCAAAATATATTGCTCACGAATCGATTGCGCCGAAAGGTCTTGATTCCCTTTTTCGATCAAGAAGGCTTCTAATTGTCGGAATCCCCACTGACGGGAGTAGCATTTTCCTTTATTATCAAAGAGATAAATACCATCTAGGAAGAGTTGCAATTCATCCAGTAACGGCTCTGGAACCTTTAAAACCCGTTTTTGGCCATCTTTGCCCACTCGAATGACATGAAAGTCCAGCTGAATATCTTCGACCTTGACTTGGAGGATCTCACTTGGCAACAAGCCCATCTCCAGAATCAACAAGGCCATCAAGCGTCCCTGTGGGTTAGTTGATTCTTCCCAAAAATGGGTCAGATCCAACAATTCCCGATCATGGGTCTTGGCCGGTTGAATTTTAGGCAAGACCAAACGATGGTATTCAGAAATAAAGCGTTCTTGATACAAATAATATAAAAATTGGTTGACGGCGGATAATTTTCGTTTTTGAACCGCCGGTTTAAAATCTTTAATCGAAGCTTGGTAAATTCTCAAATTTGTCGGTGTCACTTTTCCATGGATCGACTCAATAAATTGGTCCAAATCATAAAAATAGGCAGACTGAGAATTTTCACTTAATTCTTTTTGATCAATAAAACTTGCAATAAATTCTTTCATTTTGGAATCATCTCGTATTCATTTGAAAAACCATGCATTAGCGAATTGATGGCTTTAAGAATCGATTTCCGTGTAATAATCCCTTGGAAATAGCCTTCTTCATCCACCACCGAAAGGAAGGAGTCATCCACCAACTTGTGCAGGACTTCTGTCAAATTGAAGTCTAAGCCGATGACCCCGACCTCTTTTTTTGCAACGTCTACGATATCCATCGAGGCAAAAGTCTCCTCAGGAATCTCGTGTTTCAATTGATAAGATAGAATATCCGTTAGGGAGATCGTCCCCACAAACTTGCGTTCATCCGTCACTACCGGAATACGACTATAGCTAATCTGGCTCAACAACAAGACAGCATGGTCTACATTGTGGTTATCAATCAAGACCGCTAAATTTTTGGCTGGAGTTAAGAACGTCTCTTCCTGCGCCAGCAAGAAACGTTCAAATTCCTTTGCTATCATCTGCTAAACTCCTTTGTCAATTCAGGATACAATACATGGTCTCTCGTGTAGTACTCTACCTTGTAATGAGAATCATCTATCTCAATTTTAGCATAGAGACACTCTCGAATCAGACCGCGTGGTTGACTGATCGATCCAGGATTCACAAAGAGGGTTCTTCCTTCCTTCCAAGCATCTGGGATATGAAGGTGGCCGTAAAGACAGATATCTGCTTCTTCCTCTTGGGCCCACAGATCCAATTTTTGAAAACTAAAATTGATCTGGAAGAGATGCCCATGGGTCTGGATGATCCGTGTTGGCCCTAGTTGGGTCACCAAGCGTTCTGGATAGCCATCATAAAAATCCATATTTCCTTGGACAACGTGGATCCCTTCCCAGACAGGATCGTCACTTTTTAGCTCAGAATCCCCATTGTGAAAGATCCCATCGACCTGGCCTAGGTATTTTTCTTTAATAGCTTCAACAACGGAGCGGTCTCCATGCGAGTCACTCATCACGATGATTGTTTGCTTTGCCATGATGGAAATACCTCCAATAACTTTTTAACAGCTAAAGCACGATGCGATTGTGTATTTTTTTCTTCAAGTGTTAATTCAGCGGCAGCACGGCCCGTTTCCCCAACTAAGAAGAGTGGATCATAGCCAAACCCGTTTTCACCCTTAGGTTCAAAATTAATATACCCTGGCCAATCAGCTTCAACCACCAAGCTTTCCTTGCCTGGCCTTGCAACCACCAAGGTCGTATGGAACTGGGCTGAACGATCTTTCAAGTCAAAAACCATGGCCAATTCATGCAACAATTTCGCATTGTTTTCCGTATCTGTCGCACCAACTCCCGCAAAACGAGCTGACCAAACTCCTGGTAAGCCTCCCAAGATATCTACCTTCAAACCTGAATCATCCGCTAAGACTGTTTTCCCAGTTAGCTCTGCGATGGTTTCAGCTTTTAGGCGGGCATTCTCCTCAAAAGTCATCCCTGTTTCTTCGACTTCTGGAAGCTCTGGATACTGATTGAGGTTTTCCACTTCAAAGCCTAGCTTTTCAAACATATTACGGAATTCTTTGGTTTTTCCCTCATTTCGAGTCGCAATAAGAATCGTATCTTTGACCTTGTCTTGCCCTAAAAAAGCTTCCAAATCCACCCCATCACTTGGCAAATGCAAATAGAGCAATTTCCCTTTTTCAACCAAGAGCAAGGCACCTTGACGCTGGACAATTTCAAAAGATCTTCCCTTGACTTCATTCAAGATTTTCGTCAAAAAGGTTAGGAAACGAAAGGCTGATCCATAGCGCATCACCGATAGATTGAGAGGAAATCCTTCAGGATCCTTGGCAAAGAGAAGTTCCAGCTGGTCTAACAGAGTGGAAGCTTCCGCAGGCACTTGACTAAATTGGTTGTAGTCTGCATCTTCTCCCCATTGGGCAATATACCAATCTTGGGAATCTTTGTATTCAAATAGTTTGTCACTCATAAATTTACGTGCTCCACATTCACTGAACGTTCTAGCCATTTTTCGGCAATCGCTGCAAAGCTATTGGCATTTGCAGTGGTATAAAAGCGGTGGGTCTGCTCTAAGAGTTCGCGGCTCTTATTGAGCTCAAAATAGTTTAATAAGACGGAAATATCCCGAACACACTCCGCTCCACTATCAATCAATTTGACATCCGGTCCCATCACATTTTGAATAATCGGTTTTAACAGGGGATAATGGGTACATCCCAAGACCAAGGTATCAACCTTTCCAACTAGTGGTTTTAGGGTTTCGTAAACCACCTTTTTGGTCACACTGGATGCCAACTCGTTGGATTCCACTAAAGGAACAAACTTGGGACAAGCTAAACTGGTGACTTTCATATCTGGTGCCAGACTTTGAATCTTCTCTTTATAAATTCCAGAAGAAACTGTCATCGGTGTCCCAATGACCCCAATTTTTTGATGGGTCGTTGATTTAATGGCTGCAGAAGCTCCGGGCAAGATCACTCCCAAGACAGGAATATCAAGTTTTTCCTTTACTTCTTCCCAAACCACTGCCGTCGCTGTATTACAAGCTAAAACAATCATCTTGACATTTTTGGTCAGAAGGAAGTTCACCATCTGCCAAGTATACTCGCGAATTTGGTCTGCTGGTCTAGGACCATAAGGTGCACGTGCTGAATCTCCAATATAGACGACATCTTCGTGAGGAAGCTGACGGAGCAATTCGCGGACAACAGTCAAGCCCCCTACTCCAGAATCTAAAAAACCAATCGGTCGGTTATCCATATCTCTTCCTTCCAAAAGGAGGGACTAAGAAATTCCTCCAAGCCCCTCTCATTTATTATCGTGAGATTGCCCCACTCTTATTTTTTCTTGTTTTTCGCCATTGCTGATTTTTGTTGGGTCACAATTTGGCGATAGACTTGTTGAACTTTTGCTTCGCTTGGACGTTGGCCACTCGCACCTAAAAGTGTGCGGACTGCTTCAACATTCAAACGTGGATTTGATGCAAATTCTTTTTCAAATTGACGACGAAGCAAGAACATTCCTGCAACCATCCCACCAAAGAAAGCCAAAATAATCAACAAAATTCCTAAAAAGAGATTCATACAATTTTCTCCGATCCATTATTTTTACATAACTATCATTATATCAGACAATCGCTTATTTTTCAATGTCAAAGCCGTAGAGTGTCGCAAGATAATCTTCTGGTTTTTCTGCTCGACGAATCAAACGGGCCTGCCCATCTTCTTGAAGCAAAACTTCTGCAGAACGCAATTTGGCATTGTACTGATACCCCATTGAAAATCCATGGGCTCCGGTATCATGGATCACGAGCAAATCTCCAATCTCCGTCACTGGTAATTCACGTTGTTTAGCAAATTTATCGTTATTTTCACAGAGACTTCCCACAACATCGACCACTTCAGTCGGTCCATCTGGACGATCCATATTGGTAATATGGTGATAAGCACCGTACATAGCCGGTCTAAGAAGGTTCACAGCTGAAGCATCGACACCCACATAGGTCCGGTAGGTTTTCTTTTTATGCGTCACTCTGGTTACCAAAAGACCGTGTGAAGCTAGCATAAAGCGACCAAGTTCGGTATAGATTTTCACATGGCCAAGTCCTGCCGGTTTGAGAATCTCATCAAAAACGCGGTGCACGCCTTCCCCAATAATGGCAATATCATTTGGTTCTTGCTCTGGCTTGTAATTGACCCCAACTCCACCAGAGAGGTTGATGAAGCCCAAATGGACACCTGTTTTCTCGACGACTTCCACTGCCAATTCAAAAAGTTGACGCGCTAGCTCTGGATAGTAATCGTTGGATACTGTATTAGAAGCTAACAAGGCGTGAATGCCAAACTCTTCCACACCCAGTTCTTTCAACTCGATAAAGGCTTGAATCAATTGCTCCTTGGTCATTCCAAACTTGGCTTCTTCCGGATTGTCCATAATATCGGTTCCCAGTTCAAAGACTCCACCAGGATTATAGCGACATGAAATAACCTTGGGGATGCTGGTCACAGACTTCAAGAAAGCAATGTCTTCATAGGCATCCAGATTGATGGTTGCCCCTAATTCACGAGCATAGACAAATTCATCGGCTGGCGTGTTGTTAGAAGAAAACATGATCTCTTTTCCACTAAAACCAAGTTTATCTGCCATTAACAATTCGACGTAGCTGGCAGTGTCAACTCCACAGCCCTCTTCTTGCAAAATTTTTAGGATCGATGGGTTCGGAGTCGCCTTAATGGCAAAGTATTCTTTAAAACCTTCATTCCAAGCAAAAGCTTGATGGAGGGCACGAGCCGTTTCACGAATTCCTGCTTCATCATAGAGATGGAAAGGGGTAGGGAATTCTTGGGTCAAGCTTTCTAATTGTTCACGGGTTACAAAAGGTGTTTTCATAAGCGCTCATTTCTATTCTTTAGTCACTATTAGTATAGCACAAGTCGAAAGACAAAAAAAGCCGAGGCAACTGCCCCAGCTCAATTTCTCTTTGATTAGTCGTTTCTTCCGAAGATACGAAGAAGGCTGATAAAGAGGTTGATAAAATCAAGATAAAGTTCCAAAGCCATCGCTACTGCCCAGCCTGTCGCAGGTTGACCATTTGTTTGATCATAGACATAGCGAATTTTTTGGTTATCCCAAGCTGTCAAGCCTGCAAAGAGGAAGACAGAGATAATACTCAAGATATAGTCCATTCCAGAACTTCTCAAGAACATGTTCACAACAGAAGCGATGATCACACCGATCAAGACTCCCATCAAGGCTCGTCCCATACCTGAAAGGTCTTTTTTCACGACGCGTCCGATAGCTCCCATGACAATAAACATCAAGGCACTGACCAAGAAAGCCTTATAAACTGTCGCTTGCATGTAGCGAGCAATGATAAAGCTCAAGGTAAAGCCATTCAAAGCTGAGTAGATCAAGAAGATCGGAAGAGCAGACGGGCTATTTTTAACAGCCTTCCCACTGGCAACAAAGACCAAGATCAATTCTACAACGACTGCTGCATAGTAAACCATTGGTGCTGTTGTCAAGATTTGAACGAAGAAATCTTGAAAGACTGTCATCATCAGGCCAGACACAAGGGCTGAAATCCCTACACCGATCCCAACTAATGAATAGATTTTATTATAAAAAGCATTCAATCCACTTTGTTCTTGGATTACTGAATCATTATACATATAAACAAGTTCCTTTCAAATTTGTTTACTATGATTTTAACATTTTTCGATGAAAAAATCTCCTTTTGGCCATCTTTTTACGCCAAGGTTCTGAAGCTTCCTTAACAGCCCAGTATTTATCCACCATGGTCACCACGAAGGATTCTTTGTAGCGAGGCGGAGCAAGGGTAGCTCCCCACATGTGTTTAATGATGATATCTTCTTCCTTAGCATTAAGATCTGTAATCTTTCGCGCATTTCTCACGGCAATGCGTGGATGGATCCAGGCGTGACTCTTGGTAAACTTGGTCTCGCGCCAATCATAGTAAAAGAGGTCATGCAAGAGGCCACCCCGAGCCGTACTTTTAGCATCCCAGCCAAATTTTTTAGCCAGTTTATAACTAGTATAGCTAACATGAATGGAATGCTCCAAACGATTGGAATGAATATGATGAGGGATGTCGGCTAATTTTTGAACCTTAGGGTGCTGGATCAACTGTCCCACATAGGTCATGTATTCTTTGTCACGATGATATTGCATCAGATCACCACCTTTTCTTGATAGGCTCTCCCAATAAGATTTCCACCAATTTCTTTTTTCAACTTAAGTATACTGCTTTTTCTCAAAAATTCCTTAAATAAAACATCAAAATTCCAGCTGCTACTGCAACATTCAAACTCTCAGCCCGACCCGGCATGGTAATATGAACCAGCTGGTCGGCTCGTGTAGCCATTTCTGGACTGATGCCCTTGCCTTCATTGCCCATTACCAAAATCAATTGATCAATCTGAGGGAGTTGACGGTAATCGATGGAAGCTTCTGATAGCGTCGTTGCGAGGACCGCTAGATTGGATTGACTAGCTCGTTCAAACAGTTCTTCTCGGTCCAGTTTCCAGATAGGAAGATGGAAATGACTACCCTGCATGGATCGAAGAGTCTTGAGACTATAGAGATCTGCGGATGCTTTCGAAAGCATGACACCATCAAAGCCGGCTGCATCTGCTGTTCGAATCATGGTTCCCACATTACCTGGATCTTGGACATCCTCCAAATAGAGGTAACGACCTTGTAACTGATATGGAAGGACGGGTTGCTCTAGAAGAATCTCTGCGACAATTCCTTGAGGGGTCTTCGAATCAGCCAAGAGACTCAAGATCTCCGAAGTCACGACAGTGACGTTTTGGATATTCTCTACCCGGTCTAAATAGGCTTCTAAAACAAAGACCTGACGAATCTCCGCCTGATTTTCTACTGCCTCTTCAAAGAGATGCCAACCTTCAATGAGATAGGAATCTGTCCGATATTTTTTTTGATGTAATTTTTTAGCATTTTTGATTACATTATTGGATTTAGACGTTATAATATTCATAGACCTATTATAGCATAAAGAAAAAGAAGAAATCATACCTCAGATAGATTTCTTCGAGTCAAGGAGGATGAACATGCAAAAGGTAAAAATGATTGCCCAAGGACGGGTTCAAGGAGTTGGTTTTCGCTGGGGAGTCTGCAGTCTTGCTTTAGAGATCGGTGGGATTACTGGCCGTGTCTGGAACAATGACGATGGGACGGTTGGTATTCTAGCTCAGGCAGAGTCTAGCAGTCAAATGGCCAAATTCATCCAAGAAATACGCAAAGGTCCTACGCCGTTTGCGCATGTGACTTATTTGGATGTTACGCTAGCAAACTTTGAAAACTATAAGGACTTCAAAATTTCAAATTAAGACTAGAGAACTATTGTGTATTTTCAAAAAAAACAGTAGAATAGAAAGGTAACATTTTAAAAAAGAAGGAACGATTTGTGAAAAAAAATAAACTTGCATTATTGGCATCGATGGGACTAGCTTCGCTCGTCTTCTTATCAGGATGCGTGAGTGTCGATCGGAAAACTGGAAATCCAACTGGATTGATTTGGAATCTTCTTGGCCGTCCAATGGGCGAAGCCATCAAATTCTTTGCTAATAACCTTGGCTTGGGCTTTGGGATCGGGATTATTATCGTCACCTTGATCGTGCGTTTAATCATCTTGCCACTTGGTTTGTACCAATCATGGAAGGCAACCTACCAATCTGAAAAGATGAACTACTTGAAGCCTATCCTTGGACCAATCCAAGAGCGCATGAAGAACGCTAGCACACAAGAAGAAAAGCTATTGGCGCAACAAGAATTAATGGCTGCTCAACGTGAAAATGGGGTCAGCATGTTTGGTGGAGTTGGATGTTTACCACTCTTGATCCAAATGCCATTCTTCTCTGCCCTTTTCTTTGCGGCTCAGCACACCAAAGGGGTAGCAGAAAGTAGTTTCCTTGGTATTGCTCTTGGAAAACCAAGCTTGCTCTTGACAGCTATCGTAGCGGTTCTCTACTATATCCAAAGTATGCTCTCTCTTCATGGGATTGAAGATGAAACCCAAAAGGAAAGTATGCGTAAAGCATCACTGATGAGCCCGATTATGATCGGTGTCTTCTCATTGATCTCTTCAGCCGGAGTGACTCTTTACTGGGTAGTCGGTGGGGTGATCCAAATTATCCAACAATTTGTCATCAACTACTTGATTCGTCCAAATCTTCGCAAACGGGTCGCTGAGGAATACAAAAACAATCCTCCAAAAGCGACTAGTCACCGTGTGAAAAAAGACGTTACACCAACTGCAACGACACAAATTCAACACAAACCAAAAAACAACCGCAATGCAGGAAAACAACGCAATAGAAAGTAGTACAAACTTCTAAATTCTAGCGGAATTACTGAAGCACCTGAACCCTCTAGTTCAGGTGCTTTTTTAATCCCTTTCAATCAATCAACGAAAAATTTACACCCTCACAAGTGGATTAAGAGCACAAAGAAGCAAGTCCTCTTTGAGTGCTTGCTTTAAGACCGTTTTTACCTAAGTAATGTTAAAAAATAAAATGATATAAACTATTAGGTTCATAGAGCAGATACCGAAACTTTCCGCCGTGAGAAAAGTGCCTGAAACAATTATGTTTCAGGCACTAGGGGAGTTTTGAAACCTTAGGTTCAAAACTAAGTCATGGAACTTCGTAGAAGTTCGCTGACGTCCGTACTCACTTAAGGAAAGGTTCTAAGAGGACTTTGTCTTTAATCTGAAACAAGCCCTTTTGGAGAGCCTGCCCTTTATATTTATGCTGTTTTTTCTACGTTCAAAATTTTCACTTGGTAGCTTCCAGCTGGTGTCTCAACAGTGACAACGTCACCTGTCTTCTTACCAATCAATGCGTGACCGATTGGGCTTTCGTTCGAGATCTTCCCTGCAAAGGCATCTGCCCCTGCTGAACCGACGATGCTGTATACTTCTTCATCTGTTTCGCCAACTTCTTGAACTGTAACGGTTTTTCCGATCGCTACTTCGTCTACTGCAACAGCGTCACTATCGACGATTTCCGCATAACGGATTTTTGTTTCCAAACTAGAGATTTGACCTTCCACAAAAGCTTGCTCATCTTTTGCTGCTTCGTACTCAGAGTTTTCTGAGAGGTCACCGTATGAGCGAGCGATCTTGATCCGTTCTACCACTTCAGGTCGACGGACCAATTTCAATTCTTCTAATTCTAGTTCTAATTTTTCTTTTTCTGCTAGGGTCATTGGGTATGTTTTTTCTGCCATTATTCTTCTCTTTCTATTATTTGA comes from Streptococcus parasanguinis ATCC 15912 and encodes:
- a CDS encoding metallophosphoesterase, which encodes MAKQTIIVMSDSHGDRSVVEAIKEKYLGQVDGIFHNGDSELKSDDPVWEGIHVVQGNMDFYDGYPERLVTQLGPTRIIQTHGHLFQINFSFQKLDLWAQEEEADICLYGHLHIPDAWKEGRTLFVNPGSISQPRGLIRECLYAKIEIDDSHYKVEYYTRDHVLYPELTKEFSR
- the xerD gene encoding site-specific tyrosine recombinase XerD; protein product: MKEFIASFIDQKELSENSQSAYFYDLDQFIESIHGKVTPTNLRIYQASIKDFKPAVQKRKLSAVNQFLYYLYQERFISEYHRLVLPKIQPAKTHDRELLDLTHFWEESTNPQGRLMALLILEMGLLPSEILQVKVEDIQLDFHVIRVGKDGQKRVLKVPEPLLDELQLFLDGIYLFDNKGKCYSRQWGFRQLEAFLIEKGNQDLSAQSIREQYILKQRELGVDLFSIARELGLKTMVTLEKYK
- the cbpB gene encoding cyclic-di-AMP-binding protein CbpB; this encodes MIAKEFERFLLAQEETFLTPAKNLAVLIDNHNVDHAVLLLSQISYSRIPVVTDERKFVGTISLTDILSYQLKHEIPEETFASMDIVDVAKKEVGVIGLDFNLTEVLHKLVDDSFLSVVDEEGYFQGIITRKSILKAINSLMHGFSNEYEMIPK
- a CDS encoding segregation/condensation protein A translates to MDIKIKDFEGPLDLLLHLVSKYQMDIYEVPLIEVIEQYLAYLATLQAMKLEVAGEYMLMASQLTLIKSRRLLPKVAEEMDEAEDLEQDLLSQLEEYRTYKQLGELMASQHEERALYYSKPKMELVYDDTELLHDRTTVDLFLAFSKLLTKKKEEFRQNHTTIVKDEYKIEDLMDQLRHRFHDRSQVLLQDLFLEATDLQEVITLFLATLELIKIQEVTVIQDRAFGEIYLNRIEHEQIS
- a CDS encoding pseudouridine synthase, whose product is MRINKYIAHAGVASRRKAEELIKQGLVTVNGQVVRELATIIKTGDQVEVEGTPIYNEEKVYYLLNKPRGVISSVSDDKGRTTVVDLLSQVPERIYPVGRLDWDTSGVLILTNDGDFTDEMIHPRNEIDKVYVARVKGIANKENLRPLTRGVTIDGKKTKPATYEILKVDVEKNRSVVQLTIHEGRNHQVKKMFEAVGLLVDKLSRTQFGNLDVSGLRPGEYRRLNKKEISQLHNLAVTKSKKS
- the scpB gene encoding SMC-Scp complex subunit ScpB encodes the protein MSKLAEIEALLFVAGEEGITARQIADLLSLPPTGVVQSLEKLSKKYQEDTDTSLCLMETASRYKLVTKADYASVLRDYSRTPMNQSLSRAALETLSIIAYKQPITRVEVDDIRGVNSSGAITKLLSFDLIREDGKKEVLGRPNLYVTTEYFLDYMGINHLEELPKVEEVDIDPEEGQLFSERTEELDEN
- the yidD gene encoding membrane protein insertion efficiency factor YidD; the protein is MKKILIAMVRGYQKWISPIFPPSCRFQPTCSNYMIQAIERFGVKGVLMGVARILRCHPGTQAGPDPLPDHFSLRRNEESK
- a CDS encoding TrkH family potassium uptake protein yields the protein MNRSMIRYLLSKLLLIEAGLLIVPLVVAAIYREPAKVFVSIGATMAILLAFGLLGSFHKPKDFHIYAKEGVLIVALCWILWSFFGALPFVFSGQIPNIIDAFFEVSSGFTTTGATILDDVGVLSHSLLFWRSFTHLIGGMGVLVFALAIMDNNKNSHLEVMKAEVPGPVFGKVVSKLKNTAQILYFLYLGLFFLFVVLYFLAGMPLYDSFVIAMGTAGTGGFTVFNDGIAHYNSSLITYLVSIGVLVFGVNFNLYYFLMIRKFKAFFKDEELRTYITIVILSSVLIAYNCLHLYANVAKSFEISFFQVSNIITTTGFGYGTTEKWPLFSQFILLMLMVVGGSAGSTAGGLKVIRCLTLWRIAKNQVLSTLSPNRVLTLHVNDTVLDKDTQHQILKYFTIYSFITIGLLFVVSLDNNNFMTVVSAVFSCFNNIGPMIGTGQTFSIFSPISKLLLSLAMIAGRLEIYPMILLFLPKTWSKR